Within Sphingobium sp. SCG-1, the genomic segment AAAAGCTACGCCTCCAATGGGGATGACAAAGCGCTTAGTGCTGTGGCGAAAAGCACGGCCGGAGTGGTCGAACATCACGCCGCCGCCGTGCACAAGTTGGAGCAGACCCTGGGTGCCGGGCACTCAACCGCAGGTTAGGCGGGCGCGGCGCCTTGCAGGTGCCGCGCGATCTCCGAAAGCAGGTCGGGTATCTTGTACGGCTTTTCGACAAAGTGGCAGGATCGATATCGATCGGGCAACGCCGACCGGCTGTAACCCGTGGCGAGCAGCACGGGCACCTGCCGGTCGAGCAGTTCGTCCAGCAGGTCGAACACCATCTCGCCCCGAAGATTAACGTCGAGAACCGCTATGTTGAGTTTCTCGTTTTTGGCCAGTTCGCGAGCGTCGGCCAGGCGGCCGCTCGGTCCGACGACCTTAGCTCCGGTGCCCCCGATTGCTTCGGCCAAGTCGCTGGCGAGAAAATACTCGTCCTCCACGACCAGGATACGCGCATCTGCAAATAAGGTGTCATGCGACGACATAAATCGCTCCCCGTTTCCCATACTGCTGGGCAGATACAACCCCGCGTAAAATAACATAAATCAATATCCTGTGCAGCACCGCAGCCCCTGTTGAGCTTCGGTGCCCCGTGCCCGAAGAATACACTTCATTATAAAACATGATCT encodes:
- a CDS encoding response regulator, producing MSSHDTLFADARILVVEDEYFLASDLAEAIGGTGAKVVGPSGRLADARELAKNEKLNIAVLDVNLRGEMVFDLLDELLDRQVPVLLATGYSRSALPDRYRSCHFVEKPYKIPDLLSEIARHLQGAAPA